The Natribaculum luteum genome contains the following window.
CGATGGGGCGTCGCGACTCGCGCAGTCGGCAGGGATCTCCCCGCTCGTCGTCGGGTTGACCGTCGTCGCCTTCGGCACTTCGGCACCCGAGTTCGCCGTCTCGATCGGCGCCGCCCTCGAGGGTCAGGCCGACGTCTCGGTCGGCAACGTCGTCGGCTCGAACGTCTTCAACATCGGACTCGTCCTCGGCGGGGCCGCCGTGATCGCCCCGTTCAGGGTCAGAAACGTCCTCGTTCGTCGGGACGCCGTCGCGATGGGTGCGACGACCGCGCTGGCACTCGCCGTCCTCGCCGACCTGTCGATCGGTCGCCTCGAGGGCGCGCTCCTCGTCGGGTTGCTCGTCGCCTACCTCGGCGCGCTCTTCGTCGCCGCGCGGGCGTCGACGGCCGACCGGACGGCCGCGCCAGCCGGCTGGGACCCTGCCGACGACGACGCTTCGGCCGCCCGCTCGAGGTCGTGGGTCGACGTCGGTCTCGTCCTCGTCGGACTGGTGCTCGTGGCCCTCGGCGGGCGGGTGCTGGTCGACGCCGCGACGAGGCTCGCTTTAGACGCCGGCGTCTCCGAGTGGCTCGTCGGTGTGACGCTGGTCGCGGCCGGCACCTCGCTGCCGGAACTCGCCACGTCGGTCGTGGCCGCACGGCGTGGTGCGGTCGCCATCGTCGCCGGAAACGTCGTCGGCTCGAACGTCTTCAACCTGCTCGGCGTCCTCGGCGTCGCCGCGCTGATTCGACCGCTGAGCGTCGACGCCACCGCGTTGCTCGGCCTGGCGTGGCTGCTCGTCCTGACGGCGATCACGACGGTCCTGCTCGCGACCGGTCGCCGACTGACGCGACTCGAGGGACTCACACTCGTCGCGTTGCTGCTCGTCTACTGGGGTGCGAGCGTCCTCGCGTGATCGACGCTGCGCCCGGCAGGGGTGGTGACGTCGGTGTTAGCGAGTGCCTTTAGGTCCGCTTTCCCTAGACCGGTTATGAACATGCTCGTCGACGGCGAGTGGCGCACCGACGCGTACGAAACGACCACCGAGGAAGGGGCGTTCGAGCGCCAGGAGACGCCGTTTCGCGACTGGATTCGGGACGAACCGGACGCCAGGTTCCAGCCCGAGGCGGGGCGATATCACCTCTACGTTTCCTACGCCTGTCCGTGGGCCCACCGGACCCTGATCGCCCGCTCGCTTCTCGGACTCGAGGACGCGATCTCGGTCTCGGTCGTCGACCCGTACCGCGACGAGGATGGCTGGCAGTTCACGCCGGAGAAGGACGGTTGCACCCGCGATCACGTTCACGACGCCGACTACCTGCGAGAACTGTACGTCCGGGCGGACCCGGACGCCACCTGCCGCGTGACCGTCCCGGTCCTCTGGGACACGAAAGAGGACACGATCGTCAACAACGAGTCGAAAGAGATCGTGCGGATGTTCGATACTGCCTTCGGGGACCTCGCGACGAAAGACGTCGACCTCTATCCGGAAGGCTATCGCGAGGACGTCGATCGCATCCTCGAGGAGATCTACGAACCGATCAACAACGGCGTCTACAGGGCCGGGTTCGCCACGAAGCAGGAACCCTACGACGAGGCGATAGACGACCTGTTCTCGGCGCTGGACCACTGGGACGACGTCCTCGCCGACCAGCGGTACCTCGCCGGCGATCGGCTGACCGAAGCCGACGTCGCCATGTTCACCACGCTCGTCAGGTTCGACAACGTCTATCACACGCACTTCATGTGTAACGTCCAGTATATCCACGAGTACGACCACCTCTGGCCGTACCTGCGAGACCTCTACCAGACGCCGGGCGTCGCCGGGACGGTGCACATGGATCACATCAAAGAACACTACTACACCACCCACCCGAGCGTCACCCCCCACCGGATCGTCGCTCGCGGCCCCGACCTCGAGTTCGATGCGCCCCACGACCGTGACGAACTACCGGGGGGGCCGCCGGACGCGCTGGTCGCGACGGCATAACCGGTGGCTCCAGAGACCGTTGTCTTTACCGGAACGTATCATCGGTCGCACGTGTGTCTGACGTACGATAGACGGGCGTCAGCGTACGATCACGGGAATTTATACGGGGGAACGTTGGCCCGACAGCCATGTCACACACGGACGAACTCGCGTTGACGATCGCCGAGAAGATCGCCGACCGAGAGGGCGTCGATTCGACCGAGTTGCACCCGCCGCTCCACGAGACCATCGACACCGACGCCCTCGAGTCGCTGATCGAGTCGGCGACTCGAGGACGAGCACAGGCGACGGTGACGTTCGCGTACCACGGATACACGATCCAGGTCGACAGTTCCGGCGCCGTTCGCGTCTCGAAGACGCGTTCTGAATCGGCGTCGACGGCGGCCGACGCGTGACGGCCACGCGTCCCTCCCACGTCGCCGTCGCCGTCCGCACGTCGGCCGGGCCAGACGAGAAACTGGCCTCACGCGCCCGACGACTGCCGTTCCGTCTCGGTTTCGTCGGTAGCGTCCGATTCCCGTTCGACCCGTTCGGGCGTGCTCGATTCCCGTTCGGGCCCCATACTGGCGATGCGGACGACCAGCCACACCGCGAGGAGAAACGGTAACACCGGTAACAGGACGACTGCGATGCCGGCGACGATCAGATACCCAATGATGGACATCTCCACGGTCGGACCGTAGGGGTTCGAACCGGTTACCGTCCGGGACATGTGCGACGATATTCTAAACGTCGTATTCCCTTTTTCGACAGTTCTGGCCATCACGTGGACTAAAACTGGCAATAGATTCGCAAATGTTCAATTACGATGATCGGTCACGGTGACTCGAGTCCGGACCGATCGCCGTCATCGTCGCCGAGTACCTCCGCGGCGTCGTCTCTTGGCCGATAGCCGAGTTCGACGGTCGTCTCGGTCAGTGAGAGGAATCGATCGGTGTTTCGCGAGATACCGTGGGCCGTTACGGGCGATTCCTCGAGTGTCGCCGTCGCCGCTGCTCGAACGACTCGCTGGCAGTCGTCTGGACTCAGCCACATCGCGCGGGCGAATCGTTCGCCTGCGCCGTCGCGTTCCGCACAGACCTCCCGGAGGTCGTCTCGCGAGAGCAGCCAGCCGATGCGCAGGTTCACCACCTCGAGGCCGTGTCGCCGCGCGTAGTAGTAGCCCATCGCCTCGCCGAAGACCTTGGTGACGCCGTAGTCGGTGTCCGGTCGTGGCGGAGTATCTGGACGAACTACGTCCGGTCGTCCCTCCGTCGTTTCCGGCCGAATCGGCGAGGTGACGTTCTCCATGTTGACCGCGTGATTCGAACTCGCGAAGACGATCCGCTCGACGTCGGTTTCCAGTGCGGCCTCGTAGGCGTTGTAGACGCCCTCGACGTTCGGTCCAGAGAGGTCGTCCCACGCGGCGTCTGGCGAGGGGTTCGCCGCGAGATGGATCAGGACGTCCTGGCCCTCGAGTGCATCGACGAACGCCTCGCGGTCCGTGATCTCGAGGAGGTCCGTCTCGAGGTCCTCGTACTCGCTGCGAGAGAACAGCGTCAGGTCGTGGTCGGGGAACGCCCGAATCGCCTCGCGGCCGACGTTCCCCGACGCGCCGGTGATGGCGACGTCGGTCATGCGTACGGCCACACCGGTCGGGACGAAATAGCCCGGGGCGGCGCGTGCCGGCCGGCCCCGATTCGTTCGGGCACGGCGACCGCGACAGCCGACAGTATATTTTTGGCTCCTCGAGTCGCAGTCTGACCTGTGAAACCGTACGAGCGAAAGCAGTTGCTCGAGCGCGTCGAACGGGAGGGTGCGACCGTCGGCGCGGACATCCCGGATCGCATCGAGGTACAGGGCGAGGAGATCGACTTGCGGGAGTTCGTCTTCGAGATCAAACGCCGCGAGACGATTCCGTCCGGCGAACGCGACCGCGTCGAGCAGGCGAAAAAGAACCTGCGACGCGAGCGGGTACAGCGGATCGAACTGCTCGAGGAGGGCGACATCAGCCGCGAGGAAGGTGAGGAACTCGCCCGCAGCGTCATCGGCATCGATCGGGCGCTGAACGCCCTCCAGAGTCTCGGCCCGACCGACCTCGAGCGCGAACAGCAAGCGAAGCAGGCGGCCGACCGGAAGCGCTGGATGTCGTTCCTGAAAAAGGCTCTGGGCCACGAAGACGACGCCTCCCGGAGGCGCGCATGACGACCAACGCCGAACTCGCCGCCAGACTCGAGGAGTTCGCCGACTTGCTCGAGGCCGACGACGTCGAGTACAAACCGCGCGCCTACCGCCGCGCCGCAGAGAGTGTCGGCGCCCACCCGACGCCGATCGCCGACTACGTCGACGCGGACGACCGCGAGGCGATCGAGAACGTCGAGGGCGTCGGCGAGGCCATCGCCTCGAAGATTATCGAGTACGTCGAGACCGGCGAGATCGAGGAACTCGAGGAACTCCGCGCGGAGCTGCCCGTCGACATGGCCGACCTCACCCGGATCGAGGGCGTCGGCCCGAAGACGGTCGGGAAACTCCACCGCGAACTCGGGATCGAGACGCTCGACGACCTCGAGGAAGCCGCCGAGGCCGGCGAGGTCCGCGAGGTCAAGGGGTTCGGCGCGAAGACCGAACAGAACATCCTCGACAACCTCGAGTTCGCTCGCCAGATGGGCCAGCGACAGTTACTCGGCGAAGCGCGGCCGCTGGCCGACGACGTGCTGGCCCACCTCGAGGGCCTCGAGGGCGTCGACCGCTGCGAGGTCGCGGGCTCGATTCGCCGCTGGCGGGCGACGATCGGCGACGTGGACGCCCTCGCATCGACGGAGACGCCGGAGGCCGTCGTCGAGGCGTTCCTCGCGTGGGACTCCATCGACGACGAGATCGAGTCCGGGCCCGCGAAGGCGAGCGTCCGCGTCGGCGACGTACGCGTCGACCTTCGCGTGGTCGCCCCCGAGGAGTTCGGCTCCGCCCTGCAGTATTTCACGGGGAGCAAGGCTCACAACGTCCGGCTTCGCAACTACGCGATCGATCGCGGGATGAAGTTAAACGAGTACGGTGCGTTCGACGTGAGCGACGTCGACGACCCGGACGCGGGGCAGCGGATCGGCGAGCACGTCGCGGGCGAGACCGAAGAGAGCATGTACGAGGCGCTGGGCCTCCACTGGATGCCACCCGAACTGCGCGAGGATCGCGGCGAGATCGCCGCCGCAGCGGAGGGCGACCTGCCGGAACTCGTGACCCGCGAGGACGTTCGGGGCGACCTCCACACCCACACAGAGTGGTCAGACGGCAACAACACCATCGAGGAGATGGTCGCCGCGGCCGAGGAACGCAGCTACGAATACTACTGCGTCTCCGACCACGCCGAAGGGCCGGGCGTCGTCGGCGGCATGGGGCTCACCGACGAGGAGATCTTAGAGCAAGTCGAGGAGGTCAGAGCCGTCGACGACCGGTACGAGATCGAGGTGTTCGCGGGCATCGAGGCGAACGTCGACGCCGACGGCGAGATCGGCCTCTCCGAGGAGGTCGTCGACGCGCTCGACCTGATCGTCGCCTCGCCCCACAGCGCACTCGGGCAGGACTTCGACACCGCCACCGACCGCCTCGTTCGCGCCGTCGAGAACCCGGACGTCGACGTCCTGGGGCATCCCAGCGGCCGGCTGCTCAACGAGCGTGAGGGGCTCGACTTCGATCCGAACGCCCTCGCCCGGGCGGCCGTCGACCACGACACCGCCCTCGAGGTCAACAGCAACCCCCATCGGCTCGACCTCCCCGGCAGCGACGTCCAGGCGGCCGTCGACGAAGGTGCGAAGATCGCAATCGACACCGACGCCCACAGCCCCGCGACCCTCGAGTACGTCCGCTGGGGCGTCCACACCGCCCGCCGCGGCTGGGCCGAACCGGCCGACGTGATCAACACCTGGCCGCTCGAGGAGCTTCGAGCGTTCTTACACTGACGGCGACAGCGAGGACGAGGATGAGATTCCTGGTCGACCTCATGTGCGGTGGCGTCGTCTCCTACCTGCGGATGTGCGGGCACGACACCGTCTACGCGGGCGACCGAGACCTCGAGGGCGACGAGGCCGAACCGGGGTCGATCGATCCGCGAGCCGACGACGACGTGCTCGCGGTGGCCCGCAGCGAGGATCGGACGGTGATCACGCGCGACGTCGCGCTCGCGAACCGTGCCGACGAGTCGATCCTGCTCGAGTCGCGCGACGTCGAAGACCAGCTCGCAGAGCTCTCGAAAGCGGGCGTCGACCTCGCGCTCGAGGACGAGCCGACCTACTGTGGTCGGTGTAACGGCAACCTCGAGCGCGTCGAGCCGACGGCGTCAACGCCAGAGTACGCGCCGGACCCGTCAGAAACGACCGTCTGGCAGTGTCGGGACTGCGGTCAGCACTTCTGGAAGGGGAGCCACTGGGACCGCGTCGGAGAGACGCTCTCGAGGGTTCGAGACGGCCTGTCGGACGCCGAGGATCAGTAGACGGCGACGTCGTCGAACTTGCCGTCGTAGGCGATGTGATCGGGGTGGGTCGGCTCGATCCCCTGGAGGAAGAGCCGATCGATCTTCTGCCAGGTGTTCTCCCAGCAGAGGTGCCCGAGTTCGGACGCCGTGGTCTGCAACCGCCGGAGACCGTTCCGGTAGACGACCCGTCGGGCGACGTCGTCTCGCAACGCCGTCACGAGATCGTCCTCGTTGGTGACGGTCTCTTCGAAGGCGGTGTAGGCAACGCCGACGCTCCCGGCGAGGTGAGCGTACGACGATGTAAACGGCGCACACCCGAGCGTCTCGGCGACGTCACGAGCCCGTTCGTTGTGCGAGGGGAGGTGTTTCGGATTGAAAATCTCGACGGCGTCGACGACGTCGTCGTACTCGCGGAGGTCCGCCTCGGTGAGGCTGACCGTCGCGAACTCGGGGTGAGGTGCGAGGACGGCCGCACCCTGGCGGTCGAACTCGGCCATCGCGGCCTCGAGCGAGATGAAGTCCGGGACCGGCTCGGAGAGCCCGATCGCGAGGACGTGTTTGCGGTTTCGCCACGAGCCGGTAAACACCTCGCGGGCGGGGATCACGCGCAGATCGTCGCTCGAGTAGGCCTCGGCACGGGCGCGGATCTCGGGGAGTCGAGTGAAGTGGGGTGCGTAGACGATCGCGTCGAGTCCCGCACGTCGCGCTCGGCGGACGACTCGCTCGTCGAGGACTTTCACGTGGCAGTCGACCCG
Protein-coding sequences here:
- a CDS encoding HalOD1 output domain-containing protein, coding for MSHTDELALTIAEKIADREGVDSTELHPPLHETIDTDALESLIESATRGRAQATVTFAYHGYTIQVDSSGAVRVSKTRSESASTAADA
- a CDS encoding calcium/sodium antiporter, translated to MAIVGDILLLAVGTVALALGARWLVDGASRLAQSAGISPLVVGLTVVAFGTSAPEFAVSIGAALEGQADVSVGNVVGSNVFNIGLVLGGAAVIAPFRVRNVLVRRDAVAMGATTALALAVLADLSIGRLEGALLVGLLVAYLGALFVAARASTADRTAAPAGWDPADDDASAARSRSWVDVGLVLVGLVLVALGGRVLVDAATRLALDAGVSEWLVGVTLVAAGTSLPELATSVVAARRGAVAIVAGNVVGSNVFNLLGVLGVAALIRPLSVDATALLGLAWLLVLTAITTVLLATGRRLTRLEGLTLVALLLVYWGASVLA
- a CDS encoding Mut7-C RNAse domain-containing protein, which encodes MRFLVDLMCGGVVSYLRMCGHDTVYAGDRDLEGDEAEPGSIDPRADDDVLAVARSEDRTVITRDVALANRADESILLESRDVEDQLAELSKAGVDLALEDEPTYCGRCNGNLERVEPTASTPEYAPDPSETTVWQCRDCGQHFWKGSHWDRVGETLSRVRDGLSDAEDQ
- a CDS encoding NAD-dependent epimerase/dehydratase family protein, with protein sequence MTDVAITGASGNVGREAIRAFPDHDLTLFSRSEYEDLETDLLEITDREAFVDALEGQDVLIHLAANPSPDAAWDDLSGPNVEGVYNAYEAALETDVERIVFASSNHAVNMENVTSPIRPETTEGRPDVVRPDTPPRPDTDYGVTKVFGEAMGYYYARRHGLEVVNLRIGWLLSRDDLREVCAERDGAGERFARAMWLSPDDCQRVVRAAATATLEESPVTAHGISRNTDRFLSLTETTVELGYRPRDDAAEVLGDDDGDRSGLESP
- a CDS encoding DUF5788 family protein, which translates into the protein MKPYERKQLLERVEREGATVGADIPDRIEVQGEEIDLREFVFEIKRRETIPSGERDRVEQAKKNLRRERVQRIELLEEGDISREEGEELARSVIGIDRALNALQSLGPTDLEREQQAKQAADRKRWMSFLKKALGHEDDASRRRA
- the polX gene encoding DNA polymerase/3'-5' exonuclease PolX, which encodes MTTNAELAARLEEFADLLEADDVEYKPRAYRRAAESVGAHPTPIADYVDADDREAIENVEGVGEAIASKIIEYVETGEIEELEELRAELPVDMADLTRIEGVGPKTVGKLHRELGIETLDDLEEAAEAGEVREVKGFGAKTEQNILDNLEFARQMGQRQLLGEARPLADDVLAHLEGLEGVDRCEVAGSIRRWRATIGDVDALASTETPEAVVEAFLAWDSIDDEIESGPAKASVRVGDVRVDLRVVAPEEFGSALQYFTGSKAHNVRLRNYAIDRGMKLNEYGAFDVSDVDDPDAGQRIGEHVAGETEESMYEALGLHWMPPELREDRGEIAAAAEGDLPELVTREDVRGDLHTHTEWSDGNNTIEEMVAAAEERSYEYYCVSDHAEGPGVVGGMGLTDEEILEQVEEVRAVDDRYEIEVFAGIEANVDADGEIGLSEEVVDALDLIVASPHSALGQDFDTATDRLVRAVENPDVDVLGHPSGRLLNEREGLDFDPNALARAAVDHDTALEVNSNPHRLDLPGSDVQAAVDEGAKIAIDTDAHSPATLEYVRWGVHTARRGWAEPADVINTWPLEELRAFLH
- a CDS encoding DUF7535 family protein — protein: MSRTVTGSNPYGPTVEMSIIGYLIVAGIAVVLLPVLPFLLAVWLVVRIASMGPERESSTPERVERESDATDETETERQSSGA
- a CDS encoding PHP-associated domain-containing protein; translation: MSDSDEFRVDCHVKVLDERVVRRARRAGLDAIVYAPHFTRLPEIRARAEAYSSDDLRVIPAREVFTGSWRNRKHVLAIGLSEPVPDFISLEAAMAEFDRQGAAVLAPHPEFATVSLTEADLREYDDVVDAVEIFNPKHLPSHNERARDVAETLGCAPFTSSYAHLAGSVGVAYTAFEETVTNEDDLVTALRDDVARRVVYRNGLRRLQTTASELGHLCWENTWQKIDRLFLQGIEPTHPDHIAYDGKFDDVAVY
- a CDS encoding glutathione S-transferase family protein, giving the protein MNMLVDGEWRTDAYETTTEEGAFERQETPFRDWIRDEPDARFQPEAGRYHLYVSYACPWAHRTLIARSLLGLEDAISVSVVDPYRDEDGWQFTPEKDGCTRDHVHDADYLRELYVRADPDATCRVTVPVLWDTKEDTIVNNESKEIVRMFDTAFGDLATKDVDLYPEGYREDVDRILEEIYEPINNGVYRAGFATKQEPYDEAIDDLFSALDHWDDVLADQRYLAGDRLTEADVAMFTTLVRFDNVYHTHFMCNVQYIHEYDHLWPYLRDLYQTPGVAGTVHMDHIKEHYYTTHPSVTPHRIVARGPDLEFDAPHDRDELPGGPPDALVATA